The following proteins are co-located in the Mycolicibacterium goodii genome:
- a CDS encoding FAD-linked oxidase C-terminal domain-containing protein, with translation MRRSYTGQVDSALAELAADLPTHALLTDADQIEGYRRDAAADPRAGLPLAVVRATCTADVQSVLRWASRHRVAVVPRGAGSGLSGGADAVDGCIVLSTEKMRDIRIDPDNRVAVVQPGALNSDVKRAAAQHGLWYPPDPSSFDISSIGGNAATNAGGLCCVKYGVTSDYVLGMEVVLADGTAVTLGGPRLKDVAGLSLTKLFVGSEGILGVITEVTLRLIPAQSQPSTVVAVFSSVQDAANAVVAITARVRPAMLELMDHASINAVEDYGRMGLDRSAQALLLIQSDSSGDAAVEVAHIVDACQSCGATEVFATDDPEEGAGFTAARRMVALALMRLGALLLEDVTVPIPSLPALLGGINRIAAECEVLICVVAHAGDGNTHPVVVFDPDDAAACARAERAFSEVMDLAIAMGGTITGEHGVGRLKRDWLPRQLGEDVMALTRRVKDALDPLGILNPGAVLRP, from the coding sequence ATGCGGCGCTCCTACACTGGCCAGGTGGATTCCGCCCTGGCCGAGTTGGCCGCCGACCTGCCGACCCACGCGCTGCTCACCGACGCCGACCAGATCGAGGGATACCGCCGCGACGCCGCGGCCGACCCGCGGGCCGGTCTGCCCCTGGCCGTCGTCCGGGCCACCTGCACCGCGGATGTGCAGAGCGTCCTGCGCTGGGCCAGCAGGCACCGCGTCGCCGTGGTGCCGAGAGGCGCCGGATCGGGGCTCTCCGGTGGGGCGGACGCCGTCGACGGGTGCATCGTCCTGAGCACCGAGAAGATGCGCGACATCCGTATCGATCCCGACAACCGCGTCGCCGTGGTGCAACCGGGAGCGCTGAACTCCGATGTCAAACGGGCGGCGGCGCAGCACGGCCTGTGGTATCCGCCGGATCCCTCCTCGTTCGACATCTCCTCGATCGGCGGTAACGCCGCAACCAACGCCGGCGGTCTGTGCTGCGTGAAGTACGGCGTCACCAGCGACTACGTGCTGGGCATGGAGGTGGTGCTGGCCGACGGCACCGCCGTGACACTCGGTGGTCCGCGGCTCAAAGACGTTGCGGGCCTGTCGTTGACGAAACTGTTCGTGGGTTCGGAGGGCATCCTCGGGGTGATCACCGAGGTCACCCTGCGGTTGATTCCTGCGCAGTCACAGCCCTCGACGGTGGTGGCGGTATTCTCGTCCGTGCAGGACGCGGCGAACGCGGTGGTGGCGATCACCGCGCGGGTGCGGCCCGCGATGCTCGAGCTGATGGACCATGCCAGCATCAACGCCGTCGAGGATTACGGCCGCATGGGCCTCGACCGGTCGGCGCAGGCGCTGCTGCTCATCCAGTCCGACTCCTCGGGTGATGCCGCCGTCGAGGTCGCCCACATCGTCGATGCGTGCCAGTCCTGCGGGGCCACGGAGGTTTTCGCCACCGACGACCCCGAGGAAGGTGCCGGTTTCACGGCGGCCCGGCGTATGGTCGCCCTTGCGCTCATGCGACTGGGCGCGTTGCTGCTCGAAGACGTCACCGTGCCGATCCCGAGCCTGCCCGCGTTGCTGGGCGGTATCAACCGCATCGCGGCCGAATGCGAGGTGTTGATCTGCGTCGTCGCGCACGCCGGCGACGGAAACACCCACCCGGTGGTGGTTTTCGATCCCGACGACGCCGCGGCGTGCGCGCGGGCCGAACGCGCCTTCAGCGAGGTGATGGACCTCGCGATCGCGATGGGCGGCACCATCACCGGTGAACACGGCGTCGGCAGGCTCAAACGGGATTGGCTGCCCAGACAACTCGGCGAGGACGTGATGGCGCTGACGCGTCGCGTCAAGGATGCCCTGGATCCGCTCGGCATCCTCAACCCGGGCGCGGTTCTGCGCCCGTGA
- a CDS encoding alpha/beta hydrolase, with amino-acid sequence MAEPLLTASAELLNAVNAVKPFGRKGYSTVVAFAFGWPTSENGPLLTTVSALDVLRRAVRGDYRTTSGRISLVLKAVTWALLYVVHRRNRTSRRFFEEPLRSALGADYAVARRAKRPGGVIRTSWSRRRYANQTVRYGPHRSNLADIWMRPDLPRDGRAPVLLQVPGGAWMIGMRRPQSYPLMSHLAEQGWICVSIGYRISPRHSWPDHIVDVKRALAWVKAHIAEYGGDPESVCITGGSAGGHLTALAALTPNDPKWQPGFEDADTSVVAAVPVYGRYDWYSTTGPGRTEFMEILERLIVKRPLDGNAELYRDASPITLVHPDAPPFFVLHGTNDSLIPVVEGRDFVAALRTVSKSPTVYAEIPHAQHAFDFFGSPHGHFTADAVEKFLNWVLAKRGVAQNR; translated from the coding sequence ATGGCTGAGCCGTTGCTCACCGCGTCGGCGGAGCTGCTCAACGCCGTCAACGCCGTCAAGCCCTTCGGCCGCAAAGGTTATTCGACGGTGGTGGCGTTCGCGTTCGGCTGGCCCACCTCGGAGAACGGTCCGCTGCTCACCACCGTCTCGGCGCTCGACGTGCTGCGCCGCGCCGTCCGGGGCGACTACCGGACCACATCGGGCCGGATCTCGTTGGTGCTCAAGGCCGTCACCTGGGCTCTGTTGTACGTCGTGCATCGGCGCAACCGCACGTCGCGCCGGTTCTTCGAGGAACCGCTGCGCTCGGCGCTCGGCGCCGACTATGCGGTGGCCCGTCGGGCGAAGCGTCCGGGCGGCGTGATCCGCACATCCTGGTCACGCCGCCGCTACGCCAACCAGACCGTGCGGTACGGCCCGCACCGCTCCAACCTGGCCGACATCTGGATGCGTCCGGACCTTCCCCGCGACGGCAGGGCGCCGGTGCTGCTGCAGGTGCCCGGTGGGGCATGGATGATCGGGATGCGCCGACCGCAGTCGTATCCGCTGATGAGCCACCTGGCCGAGCAGGGTTGGATCTGCGTGTCGATCGGCTACCGGATCAGCCCAAGACACAGCTGGCCCGATCACATCGTCGACGTGAAACGGGCGCTGGCATGGGTCAAGGCGCACATCGCCGAGTACGGCGGTGATCCCGAATCCGTCTGTATCACCGGAGGTTCGGCGGGTGGGCACCTCACCGCACTGGCCGCGCTGACCCCCAACGACCCGAAGTGGCAGCCCGGTTTCGAGGACGCCGACACATCGGTGGTGGCCGCGGTGCCGGTCTACGGCCGCTACGACTGGTACAGCACCACCGGACCCGGTCGCACCGAGTTCATGGAGATCCTGGAGCGGCTCATCGTCAAACGCCCACTCGACGGCAACGCCGAGTTGTACCGCGATGCATCGCCGATCACGCTGGTGCATCCCGATGCGCCGCCGTTCTTCGTGCTGCACGGCACCAACGACTCGTTGATCCCGGTGGTCGAGGGCCGCGACTTCGTCGCGGCGCTGCGCACGGTGTCGAAGTCACCCACGGTGTACGCCGAGATCCCGCACGCCCAGCACGCGTTCGACTTCTTCGGCTCGCCGCACGGGCACTTCACCGCCGACGCGGTCGAGAAGTTCCTCAACTGGGTGCTCGCCAAACGCGGTGTGGCGCAGAACCGTTGA
- a CDS encoding arylamine N-acetyltransferase family protein codes for MAMDLSGYLTRIGFDRPLHPDLDTLRAIVAAHNRSIPFENLDPLLGIPVADLSAEALAAKLVDRRRGGYCYEHNGLLGYVLEGLGFTVDRLSGRVVWMQEADAPLPAQTHNVLSVAVPGVDGRYLVDVGFGGQTLTSPIRLQAGPVQQTRHEPYRLTRTGDDDHVLAAQIRGDWQPLYMFTTEPRPRIDLEVGSWYVSTYPASHFVTGLNVAVVADDARYNLRGRNLAIHRPGGTERIRFDTAAQVLGALHDIFGINLADLADHDVEARVAEVLDT; via the coding sequence ATGGCGATGGACCTGAGCGGTTACCTCACGCGGATCGGCTTCGACCGCCCCCTGCATCCCGATCTCGACACACTTCGTGCGATCGTCGCGGCCCACAACCGGTCGATCCCGTTCGAGAACCTCGACCCGCTGCTCGGCATCCCGGTGGCCGACCTCAGCGCCGAGGCGCTGGCCGCCAAGCTGGTGGACCGCCGCCGCGGCGGCTACTGCTACGAGCACAACGGCCTGCTCGGGTACGTGCTGGAGGGCCTGGGCTTCACAGTGGACCGGCTGTCCGGGCGGGTGGTGTGGATGCAGGAGGCCGACGCGCCGCTGCCCGCCCAGACCCACAATGTGCTCTCGGTCGCGGTGCCGGGTGTCGACGGCCGGTATCTGGTCGACGTGGGTTTCGGCGGCCAGACCCTGACCTCGCCGATCCGGCTGCAGGCAGGCCCGGTGCAACAGACCCGCCACGAGCCCTACCGGTTGACCCGAACCGGCGATGACGATCACGTGCTGGCAGCCCAGATCCGCGGCGACTGGCAACCGCTGTACATGTTCACCACCGAGCCGCGGCCCCGCATCGACCTGGAGGTCGGAAGCTGGTATGTCTCAACGTATCCGGCGTCGCACTTCGTCACCGGCCTCAACGTCGCCGTGGTCGCCGACGACGCACGCTACAACCTGAGGGGACGCAACCTGGCGATCCACCGCCCCGGCGGCACCGAACGGATCCGGTTCGACACCGCAGCGCAGGTGCTCGGCGCGCTGCACGACATCTTCGGCATCAACCTGGCCGATCTGGCCGATCATGACGTCGAGGCACGCGTCGCCGAGGTGCTCGACACCTGA
- a CDS encoding helix-turn-helix domain-containing protein, translating into MESTGRDRLRELLDAVVDAENAGVGDMARNSYASEFHFSRQVRRLTGEPPAALRRRIMLERAAWRLRRGAGVAEVAAAEGWSSPEVFSRAFRRAFGVPPSRAGDIGFRLPAPNGVHFHPPQALWCDGGATEGGPDIAQFMLVHDIADTAYLIEQASQLTETQWRDEISPGQIVLEWDGPEPSVAAVLAAIVWSKQVWLATIEGRDFPSRDTTAKAAPHELAAHHDVIGNRWTTVVSEYSAAGRLGDTVIDALCDPPESFQLYGIVAHVLTYSAHRRGLARAMLSRHGIDTDHGDPLEWMRRD; encoded by the coding sequence GTGGAATCCACCGGGCGCGACCGGTTGCGCGAACTGCTCGACGCCGTCGTCGACGCCGAGAACGCGGGAGTTGGTGACATGGCCCGCAACAGCTACGCCTCGGAGTTCCACTTCTCCCGGCAGGTGCGCCGGCTCACCGGCGAGCCGCCCGCCGCGCTGCGGCGGCGCATCATGCTCGAACGCGCGGCGTGGCGGCTGCGCCGAGGTGCCGGTGTCGCGGAAGTCGCTGCGGCGGAGGGATGGTCGTCGCCGGAGGTGTTCTCCCGCGCGTTCCGCCGTGCCTTCGGGGTGCCGCCGTCGCGGGCCGGGGACATCGGATTCCGGCTGCCCGCACCCAACGGTGTGCACTTCCATCCGCCGCAGGCGCTGTGGTGCGACGGCGGGGCGACCGAAGGCGGGCCCGACATTGCGCAGTTCATGCTCGTGCACGACATCGCCGACACGGCCTACCTGATCGAGCAGGCGAGTCAGCTGACCGAAACCCAGTGGCGCGACGAGATTTCGCCCGGACAGATCGTGCTGGAGTGGGACGGGCCCGAGCCCAGCGTGGCGGCGGTTCTCGCGGCGATCGTGTGGTCCAAACAGGTCTGGCTGGCCACGATCGAGGGGCGCGACTTCCCGTCCCGCGACACCACGGCGAAGGCCGCGCCGCACGAGTTGGCCGCGCATCACGATGTGATCGGAAACCGTTGGACGACAGTGGTATCGGAGTACTCCGCGGCCGGCCGCCTCGGCGACACCGTGATCGACGCACTGTGCGACCCGCCGGAGTCGTTCCAGCTCTACGGCATCGTCGCGCACGTGCTCACCTACTCGGCGCACCGGCGTGGTCTTGCCCGCGCGATGCTTTCACGTCACGGAATCGACACCGACCATGGTGACCCACTGGAATGGATGAGAAGGGACTGA
- a CDS encoding dihydrofolate reductase family protein, translating into MKTVYYTASSLDGYIVDEHESLDWLITRDIAPDGPFGYETFIETIGALVMGASTYEWVVRHGDWSYDQPAWVLTHRPEIAAESHPIQVFTGEVTDLHPKLVAAAGGKDVWVVGGGDVAAQFAAADLIDEIIVSYAPCTLGAGSPVLPMRSEWVLAECARNGEFVCAQFKRPVVHT; encoded by the coding sequence GTGAAGACCGTCTACTACACCGCTTCGAGCCTCGACGGCTACATCGTCGACGAGCACGAAAGCCTCGACTGGCTCATCACGCGTGACATCGCACCCGACGGGCCGTTCGGCTACGAGACATTCATCGAGACCATCGGCGCGCTCGTCATGGGCGCGAGCACCTACGAATGGGTGGTCAGGCACGGCGACTGGTCCTACGATCAGCCCGCCTGGGTTCTGACCCACCGTCCGGAGATCGCCGCCGAGAGCCACCCGATCCAGGTGTTCACCGGCGAGGTCACCGACCTGCACCCGAAACTCGTTGCGGCAGCGGGCGGTAAGGATGTCTGGGTGGTCGGCGGCGGCGATGTGGCCGCGCAGTTCGCGGCGGCCGACCTGATCGACGAGATCATCGTCAGCTACGCGCCGTGCACCCTCGGCGCCGGCTCTCCGGTGCTGCCGATGCGTTCGGAGTGGGTGCTCGCCGAGTGTGCCCGCAACGGGGAATTCGTGTGCGCCCAGTTCAAGCGCCCGGTTGTGCACACCTAG
- a CDS encoding aldehyde dehydrogenase, which produces MTQTASAAPAATTNWDKLFIGGQWVEPSSSEIIEVFSPASGEKVGQAPLATKADVDAACAAARKAFDEGPWPRMTPQERQAVLARATALIEESADEFKRLLKLETGQPQTIVDMMQYGAAMSTLQFYSSAADKFAWKDIRDGIYGQTLVLKEPVGVVGAVVAWNVPFFLAANKLGPALLAGCTIVLKPAAETPLTTNLMAQKFLEAGLPEGVLSVVPGGPETGRALTDNPALDKFTFTGSSAVGREIGRIAAEKLKPCTLELGGKSAAIILEDADLDSTLPMLLFSGLMNSGQACVGQTRILAPRSRYDEVVEKIAAGVAAMQVGLPDDAAAMVGPLISEKQRDRVEGYIKKGLEEGARLVTGGGRPEGLDSGWFVQPTVFADVDNSMTIAQEEIFGPVLVVIPFEDEDDAVRIANDSVYGLAGSVYTTDYAKGVEIASKVRTGTYGINMYAFDPGAPFGGYKNSGIGRECGPEGIAGYCESKSVLLPFGYTPA; this is translated from the coding sequence ATGACACAGACTGCATCGGCCGCGCCGGCGGCCACGACGAACTGGGACAAACTGTTCATCGGCGGCCAGTGGGTCGAGCCTTCGTCGTCGGAGATCATCGAGGTGTTCTCACCCGCGAGCGGCGAGAAGGTCGGTCAGGCGCCGCTGGCGACCAAGGCCGACGTCGACGCGGCCTGCGCCGCCGCGCGCAAGGCGTTCGACGAGGGGCCGTGGCCCCGGATGACGCCGCAGGAACGTCAGGCCGTGCTGGCCAGGGCGACCGCGCTGATCGAGGAGAGCGCCGACGAGTTCAAACGGCTGCTCAAGCTCGAGACCGGTCAGCCCCAGACCATCGTCGACATGATGCAGTACGGGGCGGCCATGTCGACGCTGCAGTTCTACTCATCGGCGGCCGACAAGTTCGCCTGGAAGGACATCCGCGACGGCATCTACGGCCAGACCCTTGTGCTCAAGGAGCCCGTCGGCGTCGTCGGCGCCGTGGTCGCATGGAACGTCCCGTTCTTCCTCGCGGCCAACAAGCTGGGGCCGGCGCTGCTCGCGGGCTGCACGATCGTGCTCAAGCCGGCCGCCGAGACACCGCTGACCACCAACCTGATGGCCCAGAAGTTCCTCGAGGCCGGCCTGCCCGAGGGGGTGCTGTCGGTGGTACCCGGTGGCCCGGAGACCGGCCGGGCGCTGACCGACAACCCGGCGCTCGACAAGTTCACGTTCACCGGTTCCAGCGCGGTGGGCCGCGAGATCGGCCGCATCGCCGCCGAGAAACTCAAGCCCTGCACGCTGGAACTGGGCGGCAAGTCCGCGGCGATCATCCTCGAGGACGCCGACCTGGACTCGACGCTGCCGATGCTGCTGTTCTCGGGCCTGATGAACTCCGGTCAGGCCTGTGTCGGCCAGACCCGCATCCTGGCGCCGCGCTCGCGCTACGACGAGGTGGTGGAGAAGATCGCCGCGGGCGTGGCCGCGATGCAGGTCGGGCTGCCCGACGATGCGGCGGCGATGGTGGGTCCGCTGATCAGCGAGAAGCAGCGGGACCGCGTCGAGGGCTACATCAAGAAGGGCCTCGAGGAGGGTGCGCGCCTGGTCACCGGCGGCGGCCGCCCCGAGGGCCTGGACTCCGGCTGGTTCGTGCAGCCCACGGTGTTCGCCGACGTCGACAACTCGATGACGATCGCGCAGGAGGAGATCTTCGGGCCGGTGCTCGTGGTGATCCCGTTCGAGGACGAGGACGACGCGGTGCGCATCGCCAACGACTCGGTGTACGGCCTGGCCGGTTCGGTGTACACCACCGACTACGCCAAGGGTGTCGAGATCGCGTCGAAGGTCCGCACCGGCACCTACGGCATCAACATGTACGCATTCGATCCGGGCGCCCCGTTCGGCGGGTACAAGAACTCCGGCATCGGCCGCGAATGCGGACCCGAGGGCATCGCGGGCTACTGCGAGTCCAAGAGCGTGCTGCTGCCGTTCGGCTACACCCCTGCATAA
- a CDS encoding class I SAM-dependent methyltransferase — MDPTDRFAGRATLGRSVRLLSQFRFEQSEPARFYGALAADTVAMVADLWTGVTGTSPADRTVLDVGGGPGYFASAFAGAGMRYLGVEPDPREMHAGPAGEPGAGVFVRASGTALPFADSSVDICLSSNVAEHVRHPWRLGNEMLRVTRPGGLAVLSYTVWLGPFGGHEMGLTHYLGGARAAERYARKHGHRAKNDYGSSLFAVSAADGLQWARHTGALVAAFPRYHPRWAWWMTSVPGFREFAVSNLVLVLQPR; from the coding sequence GTGGATCCCACCGACCGCTTCGCCGGCCGGGCGACGCTTGGCCGGTCGGTGCGCCTGCTGTCACAGTTCCGCTTCGAGCAGTCCGAGCCGGCCCGGTTCTACGGCGCGCTCGCGGCCGACACCGTCGCGATGGTGGCCGATCTGTGGACCGGCGTGACCGGTACCTCACCCGCCGATCGCACGGTGCTCGACGTTGGCGGCGGACCGGGATACTTCGCGTCGGCATTCGCCGGAGCCGGAATGCGCTACCTGGGCGTCGAACCCGATCCCCGCGAGATGCACGCAGGTCCGGCCGGTGAGCCGGGTGCCGGGGTGTTCGTCCGGGCCTCCGGCACGGCGCTGCCGTTCGCCGATTCCAGCGTCGACATCTGCCTGTCGTCGAACGTCGCCGAGCACGTCCGGCACCCGTGGCGGCTGGGCAACGAGATGCTGCGGGTGACGCGTCCGGGTGGTCTGGCGGTGTTGTCGTACACGGTGTGGCTCGGCCCGTTCGGCGGGCACGAGATGGGGCTCACCCACTACCTGGGCGGGGCGCGGGCCGCCGAGCGGTACGCGCGCAAGCACGGGCACCGGGCGAAAAATGACTACGGTTCGTCGTTGTTCGCGGTGTCGGCCGCCGACGGCTTGCAGTGGGCCCGCCACACCGGCGCGCTGGTCGCCGCTTTTCCCCGCTACCACCCGCGATGGGCGTGGTGGATGACGTCGGTCCCGGGTTTTCGGGAATTCGCGGTGAGCAATCTGGTGCTGGTCCTGCAACCCCGGTGA
- a CDS encoding glycosyltransferase family 4 protein codes for MSARSESAPHVRSVLLLCWRDTGHPQGGGSEAYVQRIGAHLANRGVNVTLRTARYPGSARTEVIDGVRISRGGGPYTVYIWAGLAMVLARIGLGPLRRARPDVVVDTQNGLPFLARLAFGRRVAVLVHHCHRELWPVAGPVMGRIGWFVESWLSPRLHRRNQYVTVSLPSARDLNELGVDSRRIAVVRNGLDEAPAATLELPRSKTPRLVVLSRLVPHKQIEDALEAVARLRADVPEVHLDILGDGWWRQRLVEHAELLGITDAVTFHGHVDEDTKHRILQRSWVHVLPSRKEGWGLAVTEAAQHAVPTIGYRSSGGLTDSVVDGVTGVLVDDRDGLVAGLRRLVSDPVLRMQLGTKAQTRSDEFSWAQSADAMRTVLESVRAGRYLSGLV; via the coding sequence ATGTCTGCCCGGTCCGAGTCCGCCCCGCACGTGCGGAGCGTGCTGCTGCTCTGCTGGCGCGACACCGGCCACCCGCAGGGTGGCGGCAGCGAGGCGTACGTGCAGCGCATCGGCGCCCATCTCGCGAACCGCGGGGTGAACGTCACACTGCGGACCGCGCGGTACCCCGGCTCGGCGCGCACCGAGGTGATCGACGGTGTGCGCATCAGCCGCGGCGGCGGGCCTTACACCGTCTACATCTGGGCGGGGCTGGCGATGGTGCTCGCCCGGATCGGGCTGGGACCGCTGCGCCGGGCGCGGCCGGACGTGGTGGTCGACACCCAGAACGGGCTGCCGTTCCTGGCCCGTCTGGCGTTCGGCAGGCGCGTCGCGGTGCTCGTCCACCACTGTCACCGCGAGCTGTGGCCGGTGGCCGGTCCGGTGATGGGCCGGATCGGGTGGTTCGTCGAGTCGTGGCTGTCGCCGCGGCTGCACCGCCGCAACCAGTACGTCACGGTGTCGCTGCCCTCGGCCCGCGACCTCAACGAGCTCGGCGTCGACTCGCGGCGTATCGCGGTGGTACGCAACGGCCTCGACGAGGCGCCCGCGGCCACCCTTGAGCTGCCGCGGTCGAAGACACCGCGGCTGGTGGTGCTGTCACGGTTGGTGCCGCACAAGCAGATCGAGGACGCGCTGGAAGCCGTCGCGCGGCTGCGTGCCGACGTGCCCGAGGTGCATCTGGACATCCTCGGCGACGGCTGGTGGCGGCAACGGCTGGTCGAGCACGCCGAACTGCTCGGCATCACCGATGCGGTCACGTTCCACGGCCACGTCGACGAGGACACCAAACACCGCATCCTGCAACGCAGTTGGGTGCATGTACTGCCGTCGCGCAAGGAGGGCTGGGGTCTGGCGGTGACCGAGGCCGCGCAGCACGCCGTTCCCACGATCGGGTACCGCTCGTCGGGCGGGCTGACCGATTCCGTCGTCGACGGGGTCACCGGTGTGCTGGTCGACGACCGCGACGGTCTGGTCGCCGGGCTGCGCAGGCTGGTGTCCGATCCGGTGCTGCGCATGCAACTGGGCACCAAGGCGCAGACCCGCAGCGACGAGTTCTCCTGGGCGCAGAGCGCCGACGCGATGCGCACCGTGCTCGAATCGGTGCGCGCGGGCCGCTACCTCAGCGGGCTGGTCTGA
- the eda gene encoding bifunctional 4-hydroxy-2-oxoglutarate aldolase/2-dehydro-3-deoxy-phosphogluconate aldolase → MSSDSLLDLVPVIPVVVVHDAADAVPIAKALVDGGLPVIELTLRTPAALEAIKRIADEVPEILVGAGTVVDTAQPQQAAANGAQFLVSPGSTPALRTAMRDSGLPHLPGVSTVSEVLTLLEEGYTELKFFPAEPAGGAAYLRAIHSPVPAARFCPTGGITPANMGDYLASPNVGCVGGSWLTPADVVARQDWAAVAELARTARSAAVQGGQTSPLR, encoded by the coding sequence ATGAGTTCGGATTCTCTGCTCGACCTCGTTCCCGTCATCCCGGTCGTCGTGGTGCACGACGCCGCGGACGCGGTGCCGATCGCCAAGGCGCTCGTCGACGGTGGGCTGCCGGTCATCGAACTGACGCTGCGCACCCCGGCGGCGCTGGAAGCCATCAAGCGGATCGCCGATGAGGTGCCCGAAATCCTGGTCGGCGCGGGCACCGTCGTCGACACGGCGCAACCGCAGCAGGCCGCGGCCAACGGCGCCCAGTTCCTGGTATCGCCGGGCAGCACCCCCGCGCTGCGAACGGCCATGCGCGACAGCGGGTTACCGCACCTGCCCGGGGTGTCCACGGTGTCGGAGGTGCTCACCCTGCTGGAGGAGGGGTACACCGAGCTGAAGTTCTTCCCGGCCGAACCGGCAGGCGGCGCAGCCTATCTGCGCGCCATCCACTCGCCCGTGCCCGCGGCGCGGTTCTGCCCCACCGGTGGGATCACGCCCGCCAACATGGGCGACTATCTGGCGAGCCCGAACGTCGGGTGCGTGGGCGGCAGTTGGTTGACACCCGCCGATGTGGTCGCACGGCAGGACTGGGCCGCCGTGGCCGAGCTCGCCAGGACCGCCCGGTCAGCGGCTGTTCAGGGCGGTCAGACCAGCCCGCTGAGGTAG